One window of Candidatus Poribacteria bacterium genomic DNA carries:
- a CDS encoding sulfotransferase, with the protein MENLITVIGRGHSGTRAISHTLYASGVFMGSQLNPSGDKIPPHAMYDACRVMAQYVKWEGGLSWDFEPLFTMPIDPEFERLINTYLEDVLQNPAPHKGWKIPETTLIYPWIARMFPEIKFIHWIRDPRDCIRGNHKTDDLRDFGVVYPETDDIYERRAISWIYQYKLMQATPMPKNVIQIRFEDFILHQERILKELEAFLGIPLGRIIVRPDAVDRWKKDFAALKPGASLPQYEFEFLKEPIVENGYPLTAT; encoded by the coding sequence ATGGAAAATTTGATTACAGTGATTGGCAGGGGTCATTCAGGGACGCGCGCCATTTCTCATACATTATACGCCAGTGGGGTTTTCATGGGAAGCCAGTTGAACCCCTCCGGCGATAAGATTCCACCGCATGCGATGTATGATGCCTGTCGAGTGATGGCACAATATGTCAAGTGGGAAGGCGGTCTATCATGGGATTTTGAACCCCTGTTCACGATGCCGATCGACCCGGAATTTGAACGACTTATCAATACCTATCTTGAAGATGTGCTACAGAATCCGGCACCTCACAAAGGCTGGAAGATACCTGAGACGACGTTAATCTACCCGTGGATAGCTCGGATGTTTCCTGAGATAAAGTTCATCCACTGGATTCGGGATCCGCGGGATTGCATCCGAGGGAATCATAAAACGGATGACCTTCGGGATTTCGGAGTCGTCTATCCTGAAACGGATGATATCTATGAAAGACGGGCAATTTCATGGATTTATCAGTATAAACTCATGCAAGCAACGCCTATGCCTAAAAATGTTATCCAGATACGCTTTGAAGACTTTATTTTACATCAGGAACGGATCCTCAAGGAGCTTGAAGCGTTTTTGGGTATCCCCTTGGGCAGGATCATTGTGCGTCCAGACGCAGTAGATCGCTGGAAAAAAGATTTTGCGGCGTTGAAACCTGGGGCATCGTTACCACAATACGAGTTTGAGTTTCTGAAAGAACCGATTGTCGAGAACGGTTATCCCTTAACGGCAACCTAA
- a CDS encoding Gfo/Idh/MocA family oxidoreductase encodes MSTTYRVGLVGAGGIANAHGNACQQAPSAELAAICDVSEDALTNFGERFDVDPENRYLSLEEMLDAENLDIAVICTWGAFHAEVGIQLSESRQVKAILCEKPFTSTAAEAKAFVGAAQENGVLVAEAFKFRHHPMHLKAKELIDSGAIGDFKAIRSTFCTGGGGGGPETRRPEMNWRFNKAKGGGSIYDLACYNIHHARFMFGAEPIRVSGMSQAGLEVDDGSYLLLVFPGERVAQISTGFNCAGGQYAEMSGTGGMCRLDRVWNNENTAVNIELTTREGREVIDFEPCFQFALQLEHMCEVVATGKPHRISPESCVNQMRVIDAAFEAMATGRTVELG; translated from the coding sequence ATGTCAACGACTTATCGTGTTGGACTCGTCGGAGCAGGTGGAATCGCCAACGCACACGGCAACGCGTGTCAACAAGCACCGAGCGCCGAATTAGCGGCGATCTGTGACGTGTCGGAAGACGCATTAACCAATTTCGGTGAACGATTTGATGTGGACCCCGAAAACCGGTATCTCTCTTTGGAAGAGATGTTAGACGCTGAAAACTTGGACATCGCTGTTATCTGTACCTGGGGTGCCTTTCACGCTGAGGTCGGTATCCAGCTTTCTGAATCCCGCCAAGTCAAAGCGATTTTGTGTGAGAAACCCTTCACGTCAACAGCGGCGGAGGCAAAAGCGTTCGTCGGTGCGGCACAAGAAAACGGTGTACTGGTGGCGGAAGCGTTTAAATTCCGACATCATCCGATGCACCTGAAGGCAAAAGAACTCATTGATTCGGGGGCAATCGGGGACTTTAAGGCGATCCGCAGCACCTTCTGTACAGGTGGCGGTGGCGGCGGTCCTGAAACGCGACGCCCTGAGATGAATTGGCGGTTTAACAAAGCGAAAGGCGGCGGAAGCATTTACGATTTGGCGTGCTACAATATCCACCACGCCCGTTTCATGTTCGGCGCGGAACCGATTCGGGTGTCGGGGATGTCCCAAGCCGGGTTAGAAGTAGACGATGGTTCCTATCTATTGTTAGTATTCCCCGGTGAACGGGTTGCGCAGATTTCTACCGGCTTTAATTGTGCCGGTGGACAGTATGCCGAAATGTCAGGCACCGGCGGCATGTGCCGACTCGATCGGGTTTGGAACAATGAGAATACAGCGGTCAACATTGAACTGACCACACGAGAAGGGCGCGAAGTCATTGATTTTGAACCCTGTTTCCAATTCGCATTGCAATTGGAGCACATGTGCGAGGTTGTAGCGACCGGAAAACCGCATCGTATCTCACCGGAAAGCTGCGTGAATCAGATGCGCGTCATTGATGCCGCATTTGAGGCAATGGCAACTGGACGTACAGTCGAATTGGGGTAA
- a CDS encoding ABC transporter substrate-binding protein, translating into MQKFLVLISFSVLFAISIGCDRIQKVVTPQQEEETLKIGFVVAGERVTYPNGAEMAVTEVNQQGGLLGMPVELIGHINKEALPEVSVQIVEQFIVEDEIIALIGPNRSSHAVEVGPIAQRYGIPMVTTSATNPNVTNAGDFVFMASFTDNFQGAVMAQFAKTDLGMTTAAVITRRGDLYTEGISEFFASNFSKLGGEIVANEFYDANPSDFTAPLAHIAAMQPDALFISGFTQDIVLITQQARAIPLQNTAGEPTVFLGADAWDSQLLFDNEAAELEGSFFSGHFSSDTDEPNARTFVDAYESIYGVAPTGGVAVSYDAVKLLFQAIERAGSLNPGEIRQQLAATENYIGATTIANYDENRHPTKSAVIFTIENGEKQFHKQIDPF; encoded by the coding sequence ATGCAGAAATTCTTAGTGCTCATTAGTTTTAGCGTATTGTTTGCCATATCAATCGGGTGTGACCGCATCCAAAAAGTTGTTACGCCTCAACAAGAAGAAGAAACCCTTAAGATCGGTTTCGTCGTCGCCGGCGAACGTGTTACCTATCCAAACGGCGCTGAGATGGCTGTAACAGAGGTTAACCAGCAGGGTGGGCTTCTCGGAATGCCGGTCGAACTGATCGGGCACATCAACAAAGAAGCACTACCGGAAGTCTCCGTCCAGATCGTTGAACAATTCATCGTTGAAGACGAAATTATTGCGCTCATCGGACCCAACCGTTCGTCTCATGCCGTTGAGGTAGGTCCAATCGCGCAGCGTTATGGAATCCCGATGGTTACCACGAGCGCAACCAATCCCAACGTAACAAATGCGGGTGATTTTGTCTTTATGGCATCCTTCACGGACAATTTCCAAGGTGCCGTCATGGCACAGTTCGCGAAAACAGATCTCGGCATGACTACGGCTGCCGTTATTACGCGGCGCGGGGATCTCTACACGGAAGGGATCTCTGAATTTTTTGCCTCCAATTTCAGTAAACTCGGTGGCGAAATTGTCGCCAACGAATTCTATGATGCCAATCCATCAGACTTTACAGCACCATTGGCACATATTGCCGCTATGCAGCCTGATGCACTTTTCATATCCGGTTTTACGCAAGACATTGTCCTAATAACGCAACAGGCGCGAGCGATCCCTTTACAAAACACAGCAGGCGAACCCACGGTCTTCCTCGGCGCGGACGCATGGGACAGTCAACTGCTATTTGATAACGAAGCGGCTGAATTAGAAGGCAGTTTCTTCAGTGGACATTTCTCATCAGACACAGATGAACCGAACGCCCGCACCTTTGTTGACGCTTACGAATCCATCTATGGGGTTGCACCGACTGGCGGTGTAGCGGTCAGTTACGATGCCGTCAAATTACTTTTTCAAGCTATAGAGCGAGCGGGAAGCCTCAATCCGGGTGAAATACGTCAACAACTCGCCGCCACAGAAAACTACATCGGTGCGACGACCATCGCCAATTATGACGAAAATCGGCATCCAACCAAAAGTGCCGTAATTTTCACTATCGAAAACGGTGAAAAGCAATTTCACAAACAGATCGATCCCTTCTAA